A window from Fretibacterium sp. OH1220_COT-178 encodes these proteins:
- the secD gene encoding protein translocase subunit SecD yields MIRRDRLRLWVVVIVVVAALAYAWPVVGRLNLGLDLKGGAHIVLQAKDTPEAPMGEDSIDRLLAVLRNRVDQYGVAEPIIQKSGQDRIIIDLPGIQDPNAALELIGKTAQLDFREVLDVSAPPPPSPERKNYDSDEQFARAQERWRAAAELGGNASADFAVRAAGIEGAIVAPGEDDRGEMQEGRYYLLGKVLLSGKELKDASINPDHLGRMGVSLSFNAEGARLFEEATARLVDKQIAIVLDGVVISAPVVQDRIAGGNAQITGRFTPEEASRLAIMLKAGALPVAVEIAENRSVGPSLGADSVRQGLQAGLFGAVMVLVFMLIYYQFRGLAADVALAVTMLLVFAGLIAFNATLTLPGIAGIILTIGMAVDGNVLIYERIREEMRAGKTPLAALDAGFRKALVTILDSNITTLIAAVVLFYFGSGSVRGFGVTLSIGLVASVFANVVVTRALLQIFMSRKQNALRRS; encoded by the coding sequence ATGATTCGTAGAGATCGTCTGCGGCTTTGGGTCGTGGTGATCGTCGTTGTTGCCGCGCTCGCCTATGCGTGGCCCGTGGTGGGGCGGCTCAACCTCGGACTGGACCTGAAGGGCGGCGCGCATATCGTTCTTCAGGCCAAGGACACTCCGGAGGCCCCGATGGGAGAGGACAGCATCGATCGTCTGCTGGCCGTTCTTCGCAACCGTGTGGACCAGTACGGGGTTGCGGAGCCGATCATTCAGAAGAGCGGCCAGGACAGGATCATCATCGACCTTCCGGGAATTCAGGATCCGAATGCGGCTTTGGAGCTGATCGGCAAGACCGCGCAGCTGGATTTTCGCGAGGTGCTGGACGTCAGCGCCCCGCCCCCTCCCTCGCCGGAGAGGAAGAACTACGACAGCGACGAGCAGTTTGCCCGCGCGCAGGAGCGCTGGAGGGCGGCTGCGGAGCTGGGAGGCAACGCCAGCGCGGACTTCGCGGTCCGAGCGGCGGGGATCGAGGGGGCGATCGTCGCCCCAGGCGAGGATGACCGAGGGGAGATGCAGGAGGGGCGTTATTACCTGTTGGGCAAGGTGCTCCTCTCCGGCAAGGAGCTGAAGGACGCCTCGATCAACCCGGATCACCTGGGTCGTATGGGGGTCTCGCTCTCCTTCAACGCGGAGGGCGCGAGGCTCTTCGAGGAGGCCACGGCGCGTCTGGTGGACAAGCAGATCGCCATCGTGCTCGACGGCGTGGTGATCTCCGCGCCCGTCGTTCAGGACCGCATCGCGGGCGGAAACGCCCAGATCACTGGGCGCTTCACGCCGGAGGAGGCCTCCCGGCTCGCCATCATGCTCAAGGCCGGTGCCCTGCCGGTGGCGGTCGAGATCGCCGAGAACCGTTCGGTCGGCCCCAGCCTGGGCGCCGATTCCGTCCGCCAGGGACTCCAGGCGGGGCTTTTCGGAGCGGTCATGGTGCTCGTCTTCATGCTGATCTACTACCAGTTCCGAGGCCTCGCCGCGGATGTCGCCCTGGCCGTGACCATGCTCCTGGTCTTTGCCGGGCTGATCGCCTTCAACGCGACTCTCACCCTGCCCGGCATCGCGGGTATCATTCTGACGATCGGCATGGCGGTCGACGGCAACGTCCTGATCTACGAGCGCATCCGTGAGGAGATGCGGGCCGGGAAGACGCCTCTTGCGGCCCTGGATGCGGGCTTCCGGAAGGCGCTGGTGACGATCCTCGACTCGAACATCACCACGCTGATCGCAGCCGTCGTGCTCTTCTACTTCGGCTCCGGGTCCGTCCGCGGCTTCGGCGTCACGCTCTCCATCGGCCTTGTGGCCAGCGTGTTCGCCAATGTCGTCGTCACCCGCGCTCTCCTTCAGATTTTCATGAGCCGGAAGCAGAACGCCCTGAGGCGAAGCTAG
- the yajC gene encoding preprotein translocase subunit YajC has protein sequence MADQATTTAVSPCGAPGGGTAGEGGAAGGAQGMMGMLFPLAIFVLIFYFFIIRPQRKRQKQHDNLISSIGRGDQIVTIGGFFGTVREVRDDTFLVELAEGVKVRILKSAVQTKRVVSASAPAAEEKKDQ, from the coding sequence ATGGCGGATCAGGCGACGACGACGGCGGTCTCTCCCTGCGGAGCGCCCGGCGGCGGAACGGCGGGCGAGGGCGGTGCTGCGGGAGGCGCACAGGGCATGATGGGGATGCTTTTCCCCCTGGCGATATTCGTCCTCATCTTTTATTTCTTTATCATCCGTCCTCAACGCAAGCGTCAGAAACAGCACGACAACTTGATCTCGAGCATCGGCCGCGGCGACCAGATCGTGACGATCGGCGGGTTTTTCGGCACGGTGCGCGAGGTGCGCGACGACACGTTCCTGGTGGAGCTGGCGGAGGGCGTGAAGGTGCGAATCCTCAAGTCCGCCGTTCAGACCAAGAGGGTCGTCTCGGCGTCGGCGCCTGCGGCCGAGGAGAAGAAGGACCAATAG
- the secF gene encoding protein translocase subunit SecF has translation MGFNINFMGYRRPALVLSLVLCVISVGLLLFKGLNLGIDFTGGNVIQVEFENRPDVASVREVVSAVVAKGAMIQNFGEKGIIIRTNEDTEQSREQVLKVLNDKYADMKVIGFEKVGPVVGRELRNQAVVGISIALVAILIYITVRFQFRFAVVSVVPLVHDVLIALGFFSLTQMEIASSFIAALLTIVGYSLNNTIIILDRIRENWRSLPKDGIVDLVNRSVNQTFSRTINTTLTTLFPVIALCVWGGPVLQAFSYAMLVGIVAGTYSSIFVATGSLVEWWLCKPE, from the coding sequence ATGGGATTCAACATCAACTTTATGGGGTACCGCAGGCCGGCGCTCGTCCTGAGCCTCGTCCTGTGCGTCATCAGCGTGGGGCTGCTGCTCTTCAAGGGGCTGAACCTCGGCATCGACTTCACGGGCGGCAACGTCATCCAGGTGGAGTTCGAGAATCGTCCCGACGTGGCCAGCGTGCGCGAGGTGGTTTCCGCCGTCGTCGCCAAGGGGGCCATGATCCAGAACTTCGGCGAGAAGGGCATCATCATCCGCACCAACGAGGATACGGAACAGAGCCGCGAGCAGGTGCTCAAGGTCCTGAACGACAAGTATGCGGACATGAAGGTCATCGGGTTCGAGAAGGTCGGTCCCGTGGTGGGCCGCGAGCTGCGCAACCAGGCGGTCGTCGGCATCTCCATCGCCCTGGTCGCCATTCTGATCTACATCACGGTGCGCTTCCAGTTCCGCTTCGCGGTGGTGAGCGTCGTCCCCCTGGTGCACGACGTGCTGATCGCGCTGGGCTTCTTCAGCCTCACCCAGATGGAGATCGCCTCCTCGTTCATCGCGGCTCTTCTGACGATCGTCGGCTATTCGCTGAACAACACGATCATCATCCTGGACCGCATCCGCGAGAACTGGAGGAGCCTGCCGAAGGACGGGATCGTCGATCTGGTCAACCGGTCCGTGAACCAGACGTTCTCGCGCACCATCAACACGACCCTGACGACCCTCTTCCCCGTCATCGCTTTGTGCGTCTGGGGCGGGCCCGTGCTTCAGGCCTTCAGCTACGCCATGCTCGTCGGCATCGTGGCCGGCACCTACAGCTCGATCTTCGTCGCCACGGGGTCGCTGGTCGAGTGGTGGCTCTGCAAGCCGGAGTAG
- a CDS encoding RidA family protein produces MKKIVSTDKAPAAIGPYSQAVQAGQFLYVSGQTPLDPKTGAIVEGSVEDQAVRVLENVKGIVEAAGYSMQDVVKTTVFATDMANFAAVNGVYIKYFGENPPARSFVAVKGLPKDAQVEIEVVAWKA; encoded by the coding sequence ATGAAGAAGATCGTCAGCACCGACAAAGCGCCTGCGGCCATCGGCCCCTACAGCCAGGCCGTCCAGGCCGGGCAGTTTCTGTACGTCTCCGGGCAGACCCCGCTGGACCCCAAGACCGGGGCGATCGTGGAGGGCTCCGTGGAGGATCAGGCCGTCCGCGTTCTGGAGAACGTGAAGGGGATCGTCGAGGCCGCGGGCTACTCCATGCAGGATGTCGTCAAGACTACGGTGTTCGCGACGGATATGGCGAATTTCGCGGCCGTCAATGGCGTATACATCAAGTATTTCGGCGAGAACCCTCCGGCGCGTTCCTTCGTCGCCGTCAAGGGACTGCCCAAGGACGCGCAGGTCGAGATCGAGGTCGTGGCCTGGAAGGCGTAA
- a CDS encoding FeoA family protein, producing MSDMTLADLNPEESGLVIGLEGKGMLAQRLVDMGLYPGVAAKVVRRAPLGDPIEVDAEGALVNLRREEARFVKVKKI from the coding sequence ATGAGTGATATGACTTTGGCGGATCTGAACCCGGAGGAGTCCGGATTGGTCATCGGGCTGGAGGGCAAGGGAATGCTTGCGCAGAGACTGGTGGATATGGGGCTCTATCCGGGGGTCGCGGCAAAGGTTGTCCGCAGGGCGCCCCTGGGCGACCCTATCGAGGTGGATGCCGAGGGGGCGCTCGTCAACCTGCGCCGCGAAGAAGCTCGTTTCGTGAAGGTGAAGAAGATCTGA
- the ilvD gene encoding dihydroxy-acid dehydratase: MRSDKVKKGAQRAPHRSLMYANGYTDWEIGRPWVGVVNAYNGIIPGHIHLNRIAAAVKAGIYAHGGLPLEFPSIGVCDGLAMNHEGMRYSLPSRELIMDSIEVMAQAHALDALVLITNCDKIIPGMAMAALSLNVPAILISGGPMLPGRGADRGLDLSSTFEAVGAYASGRIDAEALARTERNSCPTCGSCAGMFTANTMNCVIEALGMALPGNGTIPAVYSERERLAKETGRAVMMLLERNIRPRDIVTERALDNALTVDMALGGSTNSCLHIPAIAHAAGLKLPLERIDAVSRRTPHLCSMSPGGKHYMYDLYRAGGIGALMRRLAEGGLLDTGCMTATGEPLELNLRMAPEADDAVIRPLADPVHKEGGIAVLKGNLAASGCVVKQGAVLPEMMVHRGPARVFENEEDATRAIMERKIVPGDVVLIRYEGPRGGPGMREMLGPTSLLAGMGLDGSVALVTDGRFSGASRGASIGHVSPEAAEGGTIALIHEGDTIEIDIPNRRIALLVEDAELERRRGAWVPPSKGSGSAFLDRYRSFVTGGAEGAVFRS, from the coding sequence ATGAGAAGCGACAAAGTCAAGAAAGGGGCACAGCGTGCCCCCCATCGTTCCCTGATGTACGCGAACGGGTACACGGATTGGGAGATCGGCCGGCCCTGGGTCGGAGTGGTCAATGCCTACAACGGCATCATTCCGGGACATATCCATCTGAACCGCATCGCCGCTGCGGTCAAGGCGGGGATCTACGCGCATGGAGGCCTTCCCCTGGAGTTTCCCTCCATAGGGGTCTGCGACGGCCTGGCGATGAACCACGAGGGGATGCGCTACTCCCTGCCCAGCCGGGAGCTGATCATGGACTCCATCGAGGTGATGGCCCAGGCGCATGCTCTGGACGCCCTGGTGCTGATCACGAACTGCGACAAGATCATCCCGGGCATGGCGATGGCCGCACTGAGCCTGAACGTTCCCGCGATCCTGATCAGCGGAGGCCCCATGCTCCCCGGCCGCGGGGCGGATCGGGGGCTCGATCTGTCGAGCACCTTCGAGGCGGTTGGGGCCTATGCGTCCGGGCGGATCGACGCGGAGGCCCTGGCCCGCACCGAACGGAACTCCTGCCCCACCTGCGGCTCCTGTGCGGGAATGTTCACGGCCAACACCATGAACTGCGTGATCGAGGCGCTGGGGATGGCCCTGCCCGGAAACGGGACGATCCCGGCCGTCTACTCCGAGCGGGAGCGCCTCGCCAAGGAGACGGGGCGGGCCGTCATGATGCTGCTGGAGCGGAACATCCGTCCGCGCGACATCGTTACGGAGCGGGCCCTCGACAACGCTCTGACGGTGGACATGGCCCTGGGCGGCTCCACCAACAGCTGCCTTCACATTCCGGCCATCGCCCATGCCGCCGGCCTGAAGCTCCCTCTCGAGCGCATCGACGCGGTCAGCCGCAGGACGCCGCACCTGTGCAGCATGAGCCCGGGCGGAAAGCACTACATGTACGACCTGTACCGCGCCGGGGGGATCGGGGCCCTGATGCGCCGTCTGGCCGAGGGCGGCCTGCTCGACACCGGCTGCATGACCGCGACGGGCGAGCCGCTGGAGCTCAATCTGAGGATGGCCCCCGAGGCGGACGACGCGGTCATACGCCCGCTCGCCGATCCGGTCCACAAGGAGGGCGGCATCGCGGTGCTGAAGGGAAATCTCGCCGCCTCCGGCTGCGTCGTCAAGCAGGGGGCCGTGCTGCCCGAGATGATGGTCCATAGGGGGCCGGCCCGTGTCTTCGAGAACGAGGAGGATGCGACCCGCGCCATCATGGAAAGGAAAATCGTCCCGGGCGACGTCGTCCTCATCCGGTACGAGGGGCCCCGCGGGGGGCCGGGGATGCGCGAGATGCTGGGGCCGACCTCCCTGCTGGCGGGGATGGGCCTGGACGGTTCCGTGGCGCTCGTCACGGACGGACGTTTCTCCGGGGCGTCGAGGGGGGCCTCCATCGGGCACGTTTCGCCCGAGGCCGCCGAGGGGGGGACGATCGCTCTGATCCACGAGGGGGACACGATCGAGATCGACATCCCGAACCGCAGGATAGCGCTCCTCGTCGAGGATGCGGAGCTGGAACGCCGCCGCGGGGCTTGGGTTCCGCCGAGCAAGGGGAGCGGCAGCGCCTTCCTGGACCGCTATCGCTCCTTTGTGACCGGTGGAGCGGAGGGGGCAGTGTTTCGTTCCTGA
- a CDS encoding M42 family metallopeptidase, whose product MSFNKDRILDYVVNLTLELLAIPSVAGDCGEAVQRTAREFEALGIPYRETNKGAIIATWKGADDERHRVVAAHIDTLGATVRLIKPNGRLRLFPLGGFDWRSFAGENCFVRTLEGREYRGTLLPDHAARHAFAEAVRNEPHDLDNVEVRLDTRTDSKETTEALGIHCGDLVFFDPRSELTETGYLKSRFLDDKLGVAVMMGAVKAMREQGLSPAHTTHLYVSNYEEIGHGTPVIPAKTVEVAAVDIGVVAEGCASSEHAVTIVSRDGAMPYDREAVLQLKRLAEGEGIPYRIDAYINYASDASVSVKSGKDVRAICFGPGAEATHHYERTHLDAVDATVRLLAAYLQAELA is encoded by the coding sequence TTGTCTTTCAACAAGGATCGTATTCTGGATTACGTGGTGAACCTGACCCTGGAGCTGCTGGCCATCCCGTCGGTCGCGGGGGACTGCGGAGAGGCGGTGCAGCGGACGGCACGCGAGTTCGAGGCGCTGGGCATTCCCTACCGCGAGACGAACAAGGGGGCGATCATCGCCACGTGGAAGGGCGCCGACGACGAGCGGCACCGGGTGGTGGCCGCCCACATCGACACGCTCGGGGCCACCGTGCGCCTGATCAAGCCGAACGGCAGGCTTCGGCTCTTTCCGCTGGGCGGGTTCGACTGGCGCAGCTTTGCGGGGGAGAACTGCTTCGTCCGAACCCTGGAGGGGCGGGAGTACCGCGGCACGCTGCTGCCGGACCATGCGGCTCGACACGCCTTTGCCGAGGCCGTGCGCAACGAGCCCCACGATCTGGACAACGTGGAGGTGCGGCTGGACACCCGGACGGACTCCAAGGAGACCACGGAGGCCCTGGGGATCCACTGCGGGGACCTGGTCTTCTTCGACCCCAGAAGCGAGCTGACGGAGACGGGGTATCTCAAGTCCCGTTTTCTGGACGACAAGCTGGGGGTGGCCGTCATGATGGGGGCCGTCAAGGCCATGCGGGAGCAGGGGCTGAGCCCGGCCCACACGACGCATCTCTACGTCAGCAACTACGAGGAGATCGGGCACGGCACCCCCGTGATCCCGGCCAAAACCGTCGAGGTCGCGGCCGTGGACATCGGCGTAGTGGCCGAGGGGTGCGCCTCCAGCGAGCACGCCGTCACGATCGTCTCGCGCGACGGGGCCATGCCCTATGACCGCGAGGCCGTACTCCAGCTGAAGCGTCTGGCGGAGGGGGAGGGGATTCCCTACCGGATCGATGCCTACATCAACTACGCCTCGGACGCATCGGTCAGCGTCAAAAGCGGCAAGGACGTGCGCGCAATCTGTTTCGGCCCCGGCGCGGAGGCGACGCACCACTACGAGCGGACGCACCTCGATGCCGTGGATGCCACGGTACGGCTTCTGGCGGCCTATCTTCAGGCGGAGCTCGCCTGA
- the eno gene encoding phosphopyruvate hydratase, producing the protein MAMIVGIHGREILDSRGNPTVEVDVFLEDGSFGRAAVPSGASTGVHEALELRDKGPRYCGKGVLKAVENVNDKLASELIGLDADDQGGLDAAMLELDGTSGKSNLGANAILGVSMAAARAAAQSHGLSLWAYLGGVGAYILPTPMMNVINGGAHADNNVDIQEFMIVPHKASSFSEALRMGTETYHALKECVKARGYATGVGDEGGFAPNLGSNREALDLLMEAVNKAGYAPGTDIGFALDVASSEFFKDGSYVFAGEGKTFSAAELIAYYEGLVKDYPILSIEDGMAEDDWEGWTALTQALGGRVQLVGDDLFVTNPEILGRGIERGIANAVLVKLNQIGTVSETLEVIRMATLAGYASVISHRSGETADTFIADLAVASRAGQIKTGSIARTDRVAKYNQLLRIEEELGENARYAGLSLFSRK; encoded by the coding sequence ATGGCTATGATAGTCGGAATTCACGGCAGGGAGATATTGGACTCCAGGGGCAACCCCACGGTGGAGGTCGACGTCTTTTTGGAGGACGGCAGCTTCGGAAGGGCCGCCGTTCCCTCGGGGGCTTCGACGGGCGTTCACGAGGCCCTCGAGCTCAGGGACAAGGGGCCTCGCTATTGCGGCAAGGGGGTCCTGAAGGCCGTCGAGAACGTCAACGACAAGTTGGCTTCCGAGCTCATCGGTCTGGATGCCGACGATCAGGGAGGGCTCGACGCCGCCATGCTGGAGCTGGACGGGACGTCCGGAAAGTCGAACCTCGGGGCCAACGCCATCCTGGGCGTCTCCATGGCGGCCGCCCGGGCTGCGGCGCAGAGCCACGGGCTCTCCCTCTGGGCCTATCTGGGAGGCGTGGGGGCGTACATCCTGCCCACCCCGATGATGAACGTCATCAACGGCGGCGCCCATGCGGACAACAACGTCGACATCCAGGAGTTCATGATCGTGCCGCACAAGGCGTCCTCCTTTTCCGAGGCGCTGCGCATGGGTACGGAGACCTACCACGCTCTGAAGGAGTGCGTCAAGGCGCGCGGCTACGCGACGGGCGTGGGGGACGAGGGGGGCTTCGCCCCGAACCTCGGGAGCAACCGGGAGGCCCTGGACCTACTGATGGAGGCGGTGAACAAGGCCGGCTACGCGCCGGGCACGGATATCGGCTTCGCGCTCGACGTCGCCTCGTCCGAATTCTTCAAGGATGGCAGCTACGTCTTCGCCGGGGAGGGGAAGACGTTCTCGGCGGCGGAACTCATCGCGTATTACGAGGGCCTGGTCAAGGACTATCCCATCCTCTCGATTGAGGACGGGATGGCGGAGGACGACTGGGAGGGCTGGACGGCGCTCACCCAGGCCCTGGGCGGCAGGGTCCAGTTGGTCGGCGACGACCTGTTCGTGACCAACCCCGAGATTCTGGGGCGCGGGATCGAGCGGGGGATCGCCAACGCCGTACTGGTGAAGCTGAATCAGATCGGGACCGTCTCCGAGACCCTGGAGGTCATCCGGATGGCGACCCTGGCGGGCTATGCCTCGGTGATCTCGCACCGTTCGGGCGAGACGGCCGATACCTTCATCGCCGACCTGGCCGTGGCCTCGCGGGCCGGCCAGATCAAGACGGGCAGCATCGCCCGTACGGACCGCGTGGCCAAGTACAACCAGCTGCTCCGCATCGAGGAGGAACTGGGCGAGAACGCGCGTTACGCCGGGCTGAGCCTGTTCTCCCGCAAGTAG
- a CDS encoding ferrous iron transport protein A, which produces MFPLLSAPMNTKLTVLKSGSNPRMSKHLESLGLGEGSYLTLLQDRDGDVIVKLQEGESCLALDQEVAMSLLVREA; this is translated from the coding sequence ATGTTTCCCTTGTTGTCGGCACCGATGAACACGAAATTGACCGTATTGAAGTCCGGCAGTAATCCCAGGATGTCGAAACACCTCGAAAGCCTGGGGTTGGGCGAAGGGAGCTATCTCACCCTTCTGCAGGATCGGGATGGCGACGTCATCGTCAAGCTCCAGGAGGGCGAAAGCTGTCTGGCCCTGGATCAGGAGGTGGCCATGAGCCTTTTGGTGAGGGAGGCTTAG
- the ade gene encoding adenine deaminase, with translation MKGHALKDVTVKLVGVAMGREPAETVIRNVRLVNVHTAEILERMDIAIVCGRVALVGDASHTIGEGTRVVEADGMYATPGFMDGHIHVESSMMNVREYARTVIPHGTTAIYPDPHEIANVLGKEGVRFMIDDAKATPLKVFTVMPSCVPAVPAFEDAGATITPEDVAEFMALDGVCGLGEMMNFPGVLGGDPDIHRELYATLDREKTITGHYSMPETGQGLNAYIASGIRCCHESVRREDALAKMRLGMYAQLREGSAWRDLAEVIKSVTERRIDTRFATLISDDTHPDTLLSLGHMDHIVRRAVSEGVDPITAVQMATLNVAQCYGMDRDLGSIAPGRCADILLLADLARVDVRKVFIDGELVAEDGKLVVEIERAVYPDFVKNTCHLKRPLSEADFRVPAPEGSGTSVRTRVIEIIEARVGTYAREIDMPVRDGHVPADLSHDIVKLAVVERHKNTGTMGRGFVKGFRLKGGAVASTVAHDAHNLMIVGTNDADMALAGNTLAGCGGGMVAVRDGRVLALLPLPIAGLLSEEEAPAIAEKVVELDAAWKELGCDLESPFMTMALLPLAVLPELRLTNRGLIDTVNYRFTELFV, from the coding sequence ATGAAAGGACACGCGCTTAAGGATGTCACGGTGAAGCTCGTCGGCGTCGCCATGGGGCGGGAGCCTGCGGAGACGGTCATCAGAAACGTTCGGCTGGTCAACGTCCACACCGCCGAGATCCTGGAAAGGATGGATATCGCCATAGTCTGCGGACGCGTTGCGCTGGTCGGGGACGCGTCCCATACGATTGGGGAGGGGACCCGGGTCGTCGAGGCCGACGGGATGTACGCCACGCCCGGCTTCATGGATGGCCACATCCATGTGGAGAGCAGCATGATGAACGTGCGCGAGTACGCCCGGACCGTGATCCCGCACGGGACGACGGCCATCTACCCGGACCCCCACGAGATCGCCAACGTCCTGGGCAAGGAGGGCGTGCGCTTCATGATCGACGACGCGAAGGCCACGCCGCTCAAGGTCTTTACGGTCATGCCCTCCTGCGTCCCGGCCGTCCCCGCCTTCGAGGACGCCGGTGCGACCATCACCCCGGAGGACGTCGCCGAGTTCATGGCGCTGGACGGCGTCTGCGGGCTGGGAGAGATGATGAACTTCCCCGGCGTGCTGGGAGGGGACCCGGACATCCACCGCGAGCTCTACGCCACCCTCGACCGGGAAAAGACGATCACGGGACACTACTCCATGCCCGAGACGGGGCAGGGGCTGAACGCCTATATCGCGTCCGGGATCCGCTGCTGCCACGAGTCCGTCCGGCGCGAGGACGCCCTGGCCAAGATGCGCCTGGGCATGTACGCGCAGCTTCGGGAGGGGTCGGCGTGGCGGGATCTGGCCGAGGTGATCAAGAGCGTCACCGAGCGGCGCATCGACACGCGCTTCGCCACGCTCATCAGCGACGACACCCACCCGGACACCCTGCTCTCCCTCGGACACATGGACCACATCGTCCGGCGCGCGGTCTCGGAGGGAGTGGACCCGATCACGGCCGTGCAGATGGCGACCCTCAACGTCGCGCAGTGCTACGGCATGGATCGGGACCTCGGCAGCATCGCTCCGGGCCGGTGCGCGGACATCCTGCTCCTCGCGGACCTGGCCCGGGTGGACGTCCGGAAGGTCTTCATCGACGGGGAGCTGGTCGCGGAGGACGGCAAGCTCGTCGTGGAGATCGAGAGGGCGGTCTACCCCGATTTCGTGAAGAACACCTGTCACCTCAAGCGTCCGTTGTCGGAGGCGGACTTCCGCGTCCCGGCGCCGGAGGGGAGCGGTACGAGCGTCCGGACGCGCGTGATCGAGATCATCGAGGCCCGGGTCGGGACCTATGCCCGGGAGATCGACATGCCGGTCCGGGACGGCCATGTTCCGGCGGACCTGAGCCACGACATCGTGAAGCTCGCCGTGGTGGAGCGCCACAAAAACACCGGGACGATGGGCCGGGGGTTCGTCAAGGGGTTCCGTCTGAAGGGCGGGGCGGTGGCCTCCACGGTGGCGCACGACGCGCACAACCTGATGATCGTGGGGACCAACGACGCGGACATGGCCCTGGCGGGCAACACTTTGGCCGGCTGCGGGGGCGGCATGGTCGCCGTTCGGGACGGCCGTGTGCTGGCGCTCCTGCCTCTGCCGATCGCCGGGCTGCTGAGCGAGGAGGAGGCGCCGGCGATCGCCGAGAAGGTGGTCGAGCTGGATGCCGCATGGAAGGAGCTGGGGTGCGACCTGGAGTCGCCCTTCATGACGATGGCCCTGCTGCCGCTCGCCGTCCTGCCGGAGCTGCGGCTGACGAACCGCGGGCTGATCGATACGGTGAACTATCGCTTTACGGAGCTCTTCGTCTGA